A single region of the Capra hircus breed San Clemente chromosome 14, ASM170441v1, whole genome shotgun sequence genome encodes:
- the ZHX2 gene encoding zinc fingers and homeoboxes protein 2, with translation MASKRKSTTPCMVRTSQVVEQDVPEEADRAKEKGIGMPQPETAKDTWAVEPENSSKENEVIEVKSTGENQSKKLQGGYECKYCPYSTQNLNEFTEHVDMQHPNVILNPLYVCAECNFTTKKYDSLSDHNSKFHPGETNFKLKLIKRNNQTVLEQSIDATTHIVSITASGPGSGDGGPGSADGDPGISVSKTPIMKPGKPKADAKKVPKKPEEATPENHVEGTARLVTDAAEILSRLGGVELLQDSLGHVMPSVQLPPNINLVPKVPVPLNTTKYNSALDTNATMINSFNKFPYPTQAELSWLTAASKHPEEHIRIWFATQRLKHGISWSPEEVEEARKKMFNGTIQSVPPTITVLPAQLAPTKMSQPILQTALPCQILGQTSLVLTQVTSGPATVSCSPITLAVAGVTNHGQKRPLVTPQAAPEPKRPHVAQVPEPPPKVANPSLTPASDRKKTKEQIAHLKASFLQSQFPDDAEVYRLIEVTGLARSEIKKWFSDHRYRCQRGIVHITSESLAKDQLALAASRHGRTYHAYPDFTPQKFKEKTQGQVKILEDSFLKSSFPTQAELDRLRVETKLSRREIDSWFSERRKLRDSMEQAVLDSMGSGKKGPEVAAPNGALSRLDQLSSAQLASSLPSPSPAITKSQEQVHLLRSTFARTQWPTPQEYDQLAAKTGLVRTEIVRWFKENRCLLKTGTLKWLEQYQPQHVVDDHGYDAPLRKVVKTVITENPKNGSEGGHQYYKDPKKLCDEDLEKPGPRGKAGGDQVKDNLPAKPSEATSDRSEGNSRDGQASDENEESGVVDWVEVTVGEEDAASDRSDSWSQTAAEGAGELADSDSDSGPAEPGQA, from the coding sequence ATGGCAAGCAAACGGAAATCCACCACCCCGTGCATGGTTCGGACATCACAAGTGGTAGAACAAGATGTGCCCGAGGAAGCAGACAGGGCCAAAGAGAAAGGAATTGGCATGCCACAGCCTGAAACAGCCAAGGACACGTGGGCAGTGGAACCTGAAAActcttccaaagaaaatgaagtgaTAGAGGTGAAATCTACAGGGGAAAACCAATCCAAAAAGCTCCAAGGTGGTTACGAGTGCAAATACTGCCCCTACTCCACGCAGAACCTGAATGAGTTCACGGAGCACGTTGACATGCAACACCCCAATGTGATCCTCAACCCCCTCTACGTGTGTGCCGAATGTAACTTCACAACCAAAAAGTACGACTCCTTGTCTGACCACAACTCCAAGTTCCATCCCGGGGAGACCAACTTCAAGCTGAAGCTCATCAAGCGCAATAATCAGACCGTCTTGGAGCAGTCCATTGACGCCACCACCCACATCGTGTCCATCACCGCCAGCGGCCCCGGAAGCGGGGATGGCGGCCCCGGAAGCGCGGATGGCGACCCCGGGATCTCAGTGAGTAAAACCCCCATCATGAAGCCAGGGAAACCAAAAGCCGATGCCAAGAAGGTGCCCAAGAAGCCAGAGGAGGCCACCCCCGAGAACCACGTGGAAGGGACCGCCCGCCTGGTGACGGATGCCGCTGAGATCCTCTCGAGACTCGGGGGCGTGGAGCTCCTTCAGGACTCGCTTGGACACGTCATGCCTTCTGTCCAGCTCCCACCAAATATCAACCTTGTCCCCAAGGTCCCCGTCCCGCTGAACACTACCAAATACAACTCTGCCCTGGACACCAATGCCACCATGATCAACTCCTTCAACAAGTTCCCCTACCCGACCCAGGCAGAGCTGTCCTGGCTGACAGCAGCTTCCAAACACCCAGAAGAGCACATCAGAATCTGGTTTGCCACCCAGCGCTTAAAGCACGGCATCAGCTGGTCCccagaggaggtggaggaggcccGGAAGAAGATGTTCAACGGCACCATCCAGTCCGTCCCCCCGACGATCACTGTGCTGCCCGCCCAGTTGGCCCCCACGAAGATGTCACAGCCCATCCTCCAGACGGCTCTCCCATGCCAGATCCTCGGCCAGACCAGCCTGGTGCTGACTCAGGTGACCAGCGGGCCAGCGACCGTCTCCTGCTCCCCCATCACACTCGCCGTGGCTGGAGTGACCAACCACGGGCAGAAGAGACCTCTGGTGACTCCCCAGGCTGCCCCCGAGCCCAAGCGCCCCCACGTCGCTCAAGTGCCAGAGCCCCCACCCAAGGTGGCCAACCCCTCGCTGACCCCAGCCAGCGACCGCAAGAAGACCAAGGAGCAGATAGCGCACCTGAAGGCGAGCTTCCTGCAGAGCCAGTTCCCCGACGACGCTGAGGTCTACCGGCTCATCGAGGTGACCGGCCTCGCCAGGAGCGAGATCAAGAAGTGGTTCAGCGACCACCGGTACCGGTGTCAACGAGGCATCGTCCACATCACCAGCGAATCCCTCGCCAAAGACCAGCTGGCCCTTGCTGCCTCCCGCCACGGCCGCACATACCATGCGTACCCAGACTTCACCCCACAGAAGTTCAAAGAGAAAACCCAAGGTCAGGTGAAGATCCTGGAAGACAGCTTTCTGAAAAGCTCTTTCCCGACCCAAGCGGAACTGGACAGGCTGAGGGTGGAGACGAAGCTGAGCCGGAGAGAGATCGACTCCTGGTTCTCAGAGAGGCGCAAGCTTCGGGACAGCATGGAGCAGGCCGTCCTGGATTCCATGGGGTCTGGCAAGAAAGGGCCAGAAGTGGCGGCCCCCAACGGTGCTCTGTCCCGACTTGACCAGCTCTCCAGTGCCCAGCTGGCCAGCTCTCTGCCCAGCCCCTCACCAGCGATTACAAAAAGTCAAGAACAGGTTCATCTCCTGAGAAGCACGTTTGCCCGAACCCAGTGGCCGACCCCTCAGGAGTATGACCAGCTGGCGGCCAAGACCGGCCTGGTGCGAACTGAAATCGTGCGCTGGTTCAAGGAGAACAGATGCTTGCTCAAAACTGGAACCTTGAAGTGGCTAGAGCAGTACCAGCCACAGCACGTGGTGGACGATCACGGCTATGATGCCCCGTTGAGGAAAGTGGTCAAGACCGTCATCACCGAGAACCCGAAGAACGGGAGCGAGGGGGGTCATCAGTACTACAAGGACCCCAAAAAGCTCTGTGACGAGGACCTGGAGAAGCCGGGACCCAGAGGGAAGGCAGGTGGCGACCAGGTGAAAGACAATTTGCCAGCAAAGCCCTCGGAGGCCACATCGGACCGGTCGGAGGGCAACAGCCGAGATGGCCAAGCCAGCGACGAGAACGAGGAGTCAGGCGTCGTGGATTGGGTGGAGGTGACGGTCGGAGAGGAGGACGCCGCCTCCGACAGGTCGGACAGTTGGAGTCAGACAGCAGCAGAAGGCGCGGGGGAGCTGGCCGACTCGGACTCGGACAGCGGCCCGGCGGAGCCTGGCCAGGCCTAG